One part of the Humulus lupulus chromosome 9, drHumLupu1.1, whole genome shotgun sequence genome encodes these proteins:
- the LOC133801156 gene encoding BAHD acyltransferase DCR, which translates to MPSSSIILVSKCTVVPEQNSMIETLKLSVSDIPMLSCQYIQKGVLFFNSPTYSMNDLINSLKQSLSVGLVHFPALAGRLTTDADGHVHITCNDAGVDFIHAKAKHLAVRGILPPDRDVPDCFKEFFAFDRTVSYSGHFKPLLAVQVTELADGVFIGCTVNHAVTDGTSFWHFFNTFAEICKGAKKITKSPDLSRDTVFNSPAVLRFAEGGPKATFSGEEPLRERIFHFSREAIQKLKLRANNRSVATKTISPNCNGFSDPSEILGKQSNDSWKTVNNGYGFNRTAEISSFQSLCAQLWRSVTRARKIEESKTTTFRMAVNCRHRVEPKMDSHYFGNAIQSIPTYAPAGELLSRDLGWCADLLHKNVVAHDNAKVRLGVADWEREPRLFPLGNPDGASITMGSSPRFPMYNNDFGWGRPVAVRSGKANKFDGKISAFPGREGNGTVDLEVVLAPETMAGLENDTEFMEYVSEVVV; encoded by the coding sequence ATGCCTTCTTCTTCCATAATTCTGGTCTCAAAATGCACAGTGGTTCCAGAACAAAACTCCATGATCGAAACTCTCAAGCTTTCAGTCTCTGATATCCCTATGCTGTCCTGTCAATACATCCAGAAAGGCGTTCTTTTTTTCAATTCACCGACTTACTCCATGAATGACCTAATCAATTCTCTGAAACAGTCTCTCTCTGTGGGTCTAGTCCATTTCCCTGCTCTCGCCGGCCGTTTAACAACCGATGCTGATGGCCACGTCCACATCACCTGCAACGATGCCGGCGTCGATTTCATTCACGCCAAAGCGAAACATCTCGCCGTTCGAGGCATTCTTCCTCCGGATCGTGACGTGCCTGATTGTTTCAAGGAGTTTTTCGCCTTTGATCGGACTGTGAGTTACTCTGGTCATTTTAAACCCTTGCTCGCCGTTCAGGTGACGGAGCTTGCAGACGGCGTTTTCATTGGCTGTACTGTCAATCACGCCGTCACGGACGGGACATCGTTTTGGCACTTCTTCAATACCTTTGCTGAAATTTGTAAAGGCGCGAAGAAGATTACGAAATCGCCTGATCTCAGCCGCGACACCGTTTTTAACTCGCCGGCGGTGCTTCGTTTCGCGGAGGGTGGCCCGAAAGCCACCTTCTCCGGCGAAGAGCCGTTAAGGGAGAGGATTTTCCATTTTAGCAGAGAAGCGATTCAGAAGCTTAAGCTTCGAGCTAATAACCGTTCTGTGGCTACCAAAACGATTTCGCCGAATTGTAACGGTTTTTCCGACCCGTCCGAAATTCTCGGAAAACAATCAAACGACAGCTGGAAAACCGTTAACAATGGGTACGGATTCAATCGAACGGCTGAGATTTCATCCTTCCAATCACTTTGTGCACAGCTGTGGCGCTCCGTCACACGTGCGAGGAAGATAGAGGAGTCGAAAACGACGACGTTTCGCATGGCCGTGAACTGCCGCCACCGTGTCGAGCCTAAGATGGACTCGCACTACTTCGGGAACGCGATACAGAGCATCCCGACCTACGCACCGGCTGGTGAGCTCTTATCGCGAGACCTCGGCTGGTGCGCCGATCTCCTCCACAAGAACGTGGTGGCGCACGACAACGCTAAGGTGAGGCTCGGCGTAGCGGATTGGGAGCGCGAGCCCAGGCTTTTCCCGCTGGGAAATCCCGACGGCGCGTCGATCACGATGGGGAGCTCTCCCAGGTTCCCGATGTACAATAACGATTTCGGGTGGGGACGACCCGTGGCGGTTCGGAGCGGTAAGGCGAACAAATTCGACGGTAAGATCTCTGCCTTTCCGGGAAGAGAAGGGAATGGGACCGTTGATCTGGAGGTGGTATTGGCGCCGGAGACCATGGCTGGGCTTGAGAACGATACCGAGTTTATGGAATACGTATCGGAAGTAGTTGTGTGA